From a region of the Neisseria subflava genome:
- a CDS encoding TolC family protein codes for MKNPHQKFIALLLYGILQSPSAFAVELVDILRYSLQNDPTLQEANANTEGAYNDMKASRAGHYPTFSLTGQNVLAQRHTSDNSKMRDDLGIKSRLNLYAWGGIQAAVERDKHKMEYYQYKYYETREELANTISTLYLTALRAKESIAIAKRNIKRHEKFLADLRIISKYDPGRRSEKTQAESRYLQTLSNEANLQKTLSVALSKLNKYSAKKLTEKDIVDPFGKQNADQLIASFDKAQAKEHPSVKAQESEYNSALSDIKVNKASRYPSINLEGSATHRDRSIAVTMSWDFYNKSSDYSVKKSHAVALSAKSRSDELLRDIQERAETAKVDMKQNERRAKIAKLLIATQSKVAKDYEQQFYIANRTLLDVLDSYAELASTETNYIEAQNDYRDAAVAYLLAKASLAKWAKVPDFNANGHF; via the coding sequence ATGAAAAATCCCCATCAGAAGTTTATTGCATTGCTACTGTATGGCATTTTGCAATCACCTTCAGCTTTTGCAGTGGAATTGGTCGATATACTTCGTTATTCGCTGCAAAACGACCCGACATTACAGGAAGCTAATGCTAATACAGAGGGTGCCTACAATGACATGAAAGCCTCAAGGGCCGGGCATTACCCGACTTTTTCTTTAACAGGACAAAATGTTTTGGCTCAGCGGCATACTTCAGACAATTCCAAAATGCGCGATGATCTAGGGATTAAATCGCGCTTGAATTTGTATGCTTGGGGCGGTATTCAGGCTGCTGTCGAACGCGACAAGCATAAAATGGAGTATTACCAATACAAATATTATGAGACCCGAGAGGAGTTAGCCAATACAATCAGTACGCTTTATCTGACTGCGTTACGTGCGAAAGAGTCAATAGCGATTGCTAAGAGAAACATCAAACGCCATGAAAAATTTTTGGCTGACTTACGTATTATTAGTAAATATGATCCAGGTCGCCGTTCAGAAAAGACTCAAGCAGAATCTCGCTATTTGCAGACTTTGTCGAATGAAGCTAATTTACAAAAAACTTTATCAGTGGCTTTGAGCAAGCTGAATAAATACAGTGCTAAGAAATTAACTGAGAAAGATATTGTCGATCCATTTGGTAAACAGAATGCAGATCAGTTGATTGCTTCTTTTGATAAGGCGCAGGCAAAAGAGCATCCAAGCGTGAAAGCGCAGGAGTCGGAATACAACAGCGCATTATCTGATATTAAGGTAAACAAGGCCTCAAGATACCCCTCTATTAATTTAGAAGGTAGTGCGACGCATCGCGATAGAAGCATTGCTGTAACAATGAGTTGGGATTTTTATAACAAATCTTCTGATTATTCTGTCAAAAAAAGCCATGCGGTAGCATTATCGGCAAAATCGCGTTCAGATGAATTGCTACGGGATATTCAAGAACGTGCGGAAACGGCGAAAGTGGATATGAAACAGAACGAACGCCGTGCCAAAATTGCGAAACTGTTGATTGCAACACAATCAAAAGTGGCAAAAGACTATGAGCAGCAGTTTTATATTGCAAATCGAACATTGTTGGATGTCTTGGATTCGTATGCGGAACTGGCATCAACTGAAACCAACTATATCGAGGCGCAAAACGACTACCGAGATGCAGCGGTTGCGTATCTGCTTGCCAAAGCCAGCTTGGCCAAGTGGGCTAAAGTGCCGGATTTTAATGCAAACGGCCATTTTTGA